One segment of Nostoc flagelliforme CCNUN1 DNA contains the following:
- a CDS encoding phospholipase D-like domain-containing protein encodes MFDDYSIVGSSNFTPAGIDTNRELNVVNKQRAIAQDLRHNWFTEFWNHKSVDVDYKTKFSKPQTFKSQRKNKGFSHR; translated from the coding sequence ATATTTGATGACTATAGTATTGTTGGCTCTAGTAACTTCACCCCGGCGGGGATTGACACCAACCGAGAACTGAACGTAGTCAACAAGCAAAGAGCCATTGCCCAAGACTTACGCCATAACTGGTTTACAGAGTTTTGGAATCACAAGAGTGTTGATGTTGATTACAAAACCAAGTTCAGTAAACCACAAACTTTTAAAAGCCAACGTAAAAACAAGGGTTTCAGCCATCGTTAA
- a CDS encoding helicase-related protein produces MLGKASKKLFGLLKLIDALNASKFGSKAYTPYQVFLKALYELFKDDTIIGEGDRTSLELASFQQEGFERAVRLIERHNGCVIADAVGLGKTFIGLRLLDYYLIKLRKPRFVPRALVVCPAQLKKLVWDKKLDEFGIKADVISHEEISRQNFNLHNYARYDIVVVDESHNFRNSATNRYRNLLKLVSSGKRNKRVVLLTATPINNSIFDLYHQILLLTRGGEAYYREWGISNLKTYFKALAKGGVEITELLMQTMVRRSRQDVIRRQSAGEEIRINGKLIHFPKRQLEQFTYNFEDSFAGLYTGIANQIDQLNLPAYNIKAFKKRKDKEEEKEVKRNDALVALQKALYFKRFESSLLAFKNSTRNQRDFQTNFYEILTQQRRLLDSKNFRKLVLAVETDEEEGNSVNTIIQSLDEVESKDYNLNQLQQQIESDLTILNNIITKLEIIESSAAVNTDYDCKLVAFKHLLTTQLQGKKILVFSYFKDTGNYLYKQLIIDTDWLSQMQVNGQAPVIELLTGATSSKQREEKVKQFAPKANAQSDEELTLLKENPIDILICTDVLSEGQNLQDAGVLINYDLHWNPVRMIQRAGRIDRLGTDYDELFIYNCFPEQGLEDLLGLVKRLQQRIATIDREVGLDSSVLGETVSDRSLEELYRLKMADTDAQKQAILEET; encoded by the coding sequence TTGCTTGGTAAAGCTTCTAAAAAACTTTTTGGTTTACTGAAGTTAATTGATGCGCTCAACGCCTCCAAGTTTGGCAGTAAAGCTTACACCCCCTACCAAGTATTCCTCAAAGCCCTGTACGAACTATTCAAAGACGATACCATTATTGGCGAGGGCGATCGCACTTCATTAGAACTGGCCAGCTTTCAGCAAGAGGGGTTTGAGAGAGCAGTTAGACTCATAGAAAGACACAATGGCTGTGTTATTGCAGATGCCGTAGGTTTAGGGAAAACTTTTATTGGCTTGCGACTGCTGGACTATTACCTAATTAAACTCAGAAAACCGAGATTTGTCCCTCGTGCCTTGGTGGTTTGTCCGGCTCAACTCAAGAAATTAGTGTGGGACAAAAAACTAGATGAATTTGGCATTAAAGCTGATGTAATTTCCCATGAAGAAATCAGCCGCCAAAACTTTAACTTACATAATTATGCCCGTTATGACATTGTGGTAGTGGATGAATCTCATAATTTTCGTAACAGTGCCACCAATCGCTACCGCAATTTATTAAAGCTAGTTAGCAGTGGTAAACGCAATAAACGGGTGGTGTTACTGACTGCTACCCCCATCAACAACAGTATTTTTGACCTTTACCATCAAATCCTGTTGTTAACTCGTGGCGGTGAAGCCTATTACCGAGAATGGGGTATTTCTAACCTGAAAACTTATTTTAAAGCTCTAGCTAAAGGTGGGGTAGAAATTACGGAACTCCTGATGCAAACAATGGTGAGGAGAAGCCGCCAGGACGTAATTAGACGACAATCAGCAGGTGAAGAAATTCGCATTAATGGAAAATTAATTCACTTTCCTAAACGCCAGCTAGAACAGTTCACCTATAACTTTGAAGATAGCTTTGCTGGACTGTACACTGGGATAGCCAATCAGATTGACCAGCTTAACCTACCTGCTTATAACATTAAGGCTTTTAAAAAGCGCAAGGATAAAGAAGAGGAAAAAGAAGTTAAGCGCAATGATGCCCTAGTTGCTTTGCAAAAAGCCCTTTATTTTAAACGATTTGAAAGTTCACTGCTGGCTTTTAAAAATAGCACTCGTAACCAGCGAGACTTCCAGACTAATTTTTATGAAATTCTCACTCAACAAAGAAGACTATTAGATAGTAAAAACTTTCGCAAGTTGGTATTAGCTGTTGAAACAGATGAAGAAGAAGGGAACTCAGTCAATACAATTATTCAGTCACTAGATGAAGTTGAATCTAAAGACTATAATCTCAACCAACTGCAACAGCAGATTGAATCTGACCTGACTATTTTAAACAATATTATTACCAAGCTAGAGATAATTGAATCTTCAGCCGCAGTTAATACAGACTATGACTGCAAGTTAGTAGCATTCAAACATCTGCTGACCACTCAACTGCAAGGTAAAAAGATTTTAGTATTTAGCTACTTCAAAGACACGGGTAATTATTTATACAAACAACTGATTATAGATACAGATTGGCTATCCCAAATGCAAGTCAACGGTCAAGCACCGGTGATTGAGTTATTGACTGGTGCAACATCTAGCAAGCAACGGGAAGAGAAAGTTAAGCAGTTTGCCCCCAAAGCTAATGCCCAAAGTGATGAAGAATTAACCCTATTAAAAGAAAATCCTATTGATATTCTCATTTGTACTGATGTTTTATCAGAAGGTCAAAACCTGCAAGATGCTGGGGTGTTAATTAATTATGATCTGCACTGGAACCCAGTACGCATGATTCAAAGAGCAGGACGGATTGACCGCTTAGGCACTGATTATGACGAGCTATTTATCTACAACTGTTTCCCAGAACAGGGACTTGAGGATTTACTAGGGTTAGTCAAAAGACTACAACAACGCATTGCCACCATTGACCGGGAGGTAGGTTTAGACAGTAGTGTACTGGGTGAAACTGTTTCTGATAGGTCATTAGAAGAACTCTATAGATTAAAAATGGCTGATACTGATGCCCAGAAACAAGCCATTTTAGAGGAAACATAG